A stretch of the Microcella sp. genome encodes the following:
- a CDS encoding type II toxin-antitoxin system HicB family antitoxin → MRDDHYTYRVSWSPDDREYVATVVEFRSLSWLAPDPAAALLGLRALVAEVVDDLLASGEPVPEPLAERQFSGEFRLRIPPALHRALAIEATEQGVSLNRLVSAKVAI, encoded by the coding sequence CTACCGCGTCTCGTGGTCGCCGGACGACCGTGAGTATGTTGCGACCGTCGTCGAGTTTCGATCCCTCTCGTGGCTAGCACCCGACCCTGCGGCAGCGTTGCTCGGACTCCGCGCCCTCGTCGCCGAGGTCGTCGACGACCTGCTGGCGTCGGGTGAACCGGTGCCCGAACCTCTCGCAGAGCGGCAGTTCAGCGGCGAATTCCGCCTGCGCATTCCCCCCGCGCTACACCGCGCGCTCGCCATCGAGGCAACCGAACAAGGGGTAAGCCTCAACCGGCTCGTCAGCGCCAAAGTCGCGATCTGA
- a CDS encoding nuclease-related domain-containing DEAD/DEAH box helicase, which produces MARMIPPTIGDDAPPGEHAVFAALRAAPEDWVVFHSLEIAHHVSQVQGEADFVVVAPGHGVLVIEVKSHESIEADGDGRWRYGNRDWVTRSPFEQASGAQHSIIEYLQSKGAGPVGYPIFHAAWLTQLSKSKITPSIGWHDWQLLDAADLVGDKAPSAIIRTLNKASAHLSETISGYRRVAAQPDAPHTDRIVELLTPRFVAELSAKELARRREKEQAQFTDEQVKILDVVGTNPRLLVEGPAGSGKTWVAAEAARRASGNKQRTLVVVFNRLIEARLAELCGEGVEVRRIHSLMAQVVDRHAGRNEARRKLESGRVEPEWYDQTLPEQALEAALELGPQFDYLVVDEAQDVALEQYLDVLDALLVGGLERAPVFITGDFDHQVIYRRHEAGDEVPDARATVLRRIPGLVTLQLRSNVRTTPEVARFVAELIGEPTLYSEHRRSDDDQVSVERHTFTTMDEQQRLLADAVERILSEPFTVRELVILSPYARERSAGGQAIADPAADARLTSRLGASIGDATRIRWGSIHEFKGLEAPAVILTDVDLSKEYHRDLLYVGASRATDRLVVLEQVQ; this is translated from the coding sequence ATGGCCCGCATGATTCCGCCGACGATCGGCGACGACGCCCCGCCGGGGGAACATGCGGTCTTCGCGGCACTCCGCGCCGCGCCCGAGGACTGGGTTGTCTTCCACTCGCTCGAGATCGCCCACCACGTCAGCCAGGTGCAGGGCGAAGCCGACTTCGTCGTCGTCGCGCCCGGGCACGGCGTGCTCGTCATCGAGGTCAAGTCGCACGAGAGCATCGAAGCCGACGGCGACGGACGCTGGCGCTATGGCAACCGCGACTGGGTCACCCGCAGCCCGTTCGAGCAGGCCTCGGGCGCGCAGCACTCCATCATCGAATACCTGCAGTCAAAGGGCGCCGGGCCGGTCGGCTACCCGATCTTTCACGCCGCGTGGCTCACGCAGCTGAGCAAGAGCAAGATCACCCCCAGCATCGGCTGGCACGACTGGCAGTTGCTCGATGCCGCCGATCTGGTGGGTGACAAGGCGCCCAGTGCGATCATCCGCACCCTGAACAAAGCCAGCGCGCACCTCTCCGAGACCATCAGCGGATACCGCCGCGTCGCCGCCCAACCCGACGCCCCGCACACCGACCGCATCGTCGAGCTGCTGACTCCACGTTTCGTCGCCGAGCTCAGCGCGAAGGAGCTCGCCCGCCGACGCGAGAAGGAGCAGGCCCAGTTCACCGACGAGCAGGTGAAGATTCTCGACGTGGTCGGAACCAACCCGCGGCTGCTGGTCGAGGGGCCCGCCGGCTCGGGAAAGACGTGGGTGGCGGCCGAGGCCGCGCGCCGAGCATCCGGAAACAAACAGCGCACCCTCGTCGTCGTGTTCAATCGCCTCATCGAAGCCCGGCTCGCTGAACTGTGCGGTGAGGGGGTGGAGGTGCGGCGCATCCACTCGCTGATGGCGCAGGTGGTCGACCGGCACGCGGGGCGCAACGAGGCGCGGCGCAAGCTCGAGAGCGGGCGCGTCGAGCCCGAGTGGTACGACCAGACCCTGCCCGAGCAGGCGCTCGAGGCGGCGCTCGAGCTGGGGCCTCAGTTCGACTACCTCGTCGTCGACGAGGCGCAAGACGTGGCCCTCGAGCAGTACCTCGACGTGCTCGACGCACTGCTCGTGGGCGGGCTCGAGCGCGCGCCGGTCTTCATCACCGGAGACTTCGACCACCAGGTCATCTACCGCCGCCACGAAGCAGGCGATGAGGTTCCGGATGCTCGTGCCACCGTGCTGCGCCGCATCCCAGGTCTCGTCACCCTGCAGTTGCGGTCGAACGTGCGCACGACCCCCGAGGTGGCGCGTTTTGTGGCCGAGCTCATCGGCGAGCCGACCCTCTACAGCGAGCACCGCCGCAGCGACGACGACCAGGTCTCGGTCGAGCGCCACACCTTCACCACCATGGATGAGCAGCAGCGCCTGCTCGCCGACGCCGTGGAGCGCATCCTGTCGGAGCCGTTCACGGTGCGCGAGCTGGTCATTCTGTCGCCCTACGCCCGCGAGCGCTCGGCTGGCGGCCAGGCTATCGCCGACCCGGCGGCGGATGCCCGCCTCACCTCACGCCTCGGCGCCAGCATTGGCGACGCGACGCGCATTCGGTGGGGGAGCATCCATGAGTTCAAGGGCCTTGAGGCGCCCGCGGTGATTCTGACCGATGTCGACCTGTCGAAGGAGTACCACCGCGATCTGCTCTATGTGGGGGCGTCGCGCGCGACCGATCGGCTTGTGGTGCTCGAGCAGGTGCAGTGA
- a CDS encoding glycine-rich protein: MSSVTRSAPALSLKNSRVARAAVAAAAIAVMVSPALPMQAVTAAAAPGDTITVTFPYLPSGVQTEWTVPAGVSEVTVELAAGSGASVTPATGGPGGAITARVPVTPGQTLLVLIGPQGVTTPLMTGGEGSAVATADGDLLVVAGGGGASFRCAASGVTNEVCGSGGAGGFSAQSGSAPGEVASPPPQSAATTSGPGVSGDVVVNGVPTGPIGYNQPSPNPAAVVAGVVTTAPPTDPSSASEPVEGLSAGGGGGYYAGGQGKSQYNASLDPTLEAVNGGGGGGGSGFLIASATQLSLANNVGNGFASISYVEPAASEPDSELAATGTAIELGVAGLAALALVVLGAIVVWRGRRADTVS, translated from the coding sequence ATGTCGTCGGTGACCCGGAGCGCACCGGCGCTCAGTCTCAAGAACTCGCGCGTTGCTCGTGCTGCCGTGGCCGCTGCTGCGATCGCTGTGATGGTGAGCCCTGCTCTGCCGATGCAGGCCGTCACGGCCGCGGCGGCCCCCGGCGACACCATCACGGTCACCTTTCCCTACCTGCCGAGTGGGGTGCAGACCGAGTGGACCGTGCCAGCAGGCGTCAGCGAGGTCACGGTCGAGCTCGCGGCGGGCTCGGGGGCGAGCGTGACCCCCGCCACCGGCGGACCGGGTGGTGCCATCACCGCTCGCGTACCTGTGACGCCGGGGCAGACCCTGCTCGTGCTCATCGGCCCTCAAGGCGTGACGACGCCGCTCATGACCGGCGGTGAAGGCAGCGCGGTCGCGACGGCTGACGGTGACCTGCTCGTGGTCGCCGGTGGTGGCGGAGCATCCTTCCGCTGCGCCGCGTCAGGAGTCACCAACGAAGTGTGTGGCTCAGGCGGGGCCGGCGGGTTCTCGGCGCAATCCGGCTCCGCCCCGGGCGAGGTCGCCTCGCCCCCGCCGCAGAGCGCCGCCACGACGAGCGGTCCTGGGGTGAGCGGAGACGTGGTTGTCAACGGCGTCCCGACTGGCCCGATTGGCTACAACCAGCCGTCACCCAATCCGGCGGCGGTCGTTGCTGGTGTCGTCACGACGGCTCCACCTACCGACCCGTCTTCCGCGTCGGAGCCGGTCGAAGGTCTCAGCGCTGGCGGCGGAGGCGGCTACTACGCCGGCGGTCAAGGAAAATCGCAATACAACGCCTCTCTCGACCCCACTCTCGAGGCGGTCAACGGCGGAGGCGGTGGTGGCGGATCCGGCTTCCTCATCGCCAGCGCCACGCAACTGAGCCTCGCCAACAATGTCGGCAACGGATTCGCCTCGATCAGCTACGTCGAGCCCGCGGCGTCCGAGCCTGACTCTGAGCTCGCCGCGACCGGCACCGCCATCGAGCTCGGCGTTGCGGGTCTCGCTGCGCTCGCGCTGGTCGTTCTCGGGGCCATCGTTGTGTGGCGCGGCCGCCGGGCCGACACGGTCTCATAG
- a CDS encoding DarT ssDNA thymidine ADP-ribosyltransferase family protein, whose amino-acid sequence MKRTPRTAARSLRTPAPGATGKAAEVRPPALPHRIFHVTHISNLPLILEAGELRPSATAEPALRLASDITHELRASAPVTDEVSVHDCVAFSLSPLATWWGEVQDGAAGPTWSDEARAASTVDFVVLGVDIEAVANELVVSDGDAAAKLTRLGSGPEGRDRMLARAASSPWALQAAEALLPGSVPLDRVALVAVANDRRRDEVRALLKSAGATAKVAVYPPWFVPHVGE is encoded by the coding sequence GTGAAGCGCACGCCTCGCACGGCCGCGCGCAGCCTGCGCACCCCGGCCCCGGGCGCCACAGGCAAGGCCGCCGAGGTGCGTCCGCCGGCGTTGCCGCACCGCATTTTCCACGTGACCCACATCTCGAACCTGCCGCTCATTCTCGAGGCCGGCGAGTTGCGGCCGTCGGCGACCGCTGAGCCCGCGCTGCGCCTGGCGAGCGATATCACGCACGAGTTGCGCGCGTCGGCGCCCGTGACTGACGAGGTGAGCGTGCACGACTGTGTGGCGTTCTCGCTGAGCCCGCTCGCGACCTGGTGGGGCGAGGTGCAAGACGGGGCCGCGGGTCCGACCTGGAGCGATGAAGCGCGCGCCGCATCGACCGTCGACTTCGTCGTGCTGGGTGTCGACATCGAGGCTGTCGCGAACGAGCTGGTGGTCTCTGACGGCGACGCTGCGGCGAAGCTGACGCGTCTCGGTTCGGGCCCCGAGGGTCGTGACCGGATGCTCGCTCGCGCTGCATCGTCCCCCTGGGCTCTGCAGGCCGCAGAGGCGCTGTTGCCCGGCTCGGTGCCGCTCGACCGCGTCGCTCTGGTGGCGGTCGCGAACGACCGCCGCCGCGACGAGGTGCGTGCGCTGCTGAAGTCGGCGGGTGCCACGGCCAAGGTCGCGGTGTATCCGCCGTGGTTCGTGCCGCACGTCGGCGAGTAG
- a CDS encoding DUF429 domain-containing protein, with translation MIARVAGVDLAAEAAGTALAVLSASGGALALESLQLGVDDETIVRATREVELIGIDCALGWPRDFVDFVSRHSGAVETAAAVGGVQPAGPTAALAGANDPAALPATGDLAWRRRLAYRETDRVVTERTGARPLSVATDRLGMTALRCAVLLQRLAADGRVANRSGAHPSAVVEVYPAMALRVWGLTAAGYKQSTDARRALIADLEQSAPWLELGEHRTRMTTSADALDAVLAALVALAHVRGASIPPDPHQRALAEVEGWIAIPTVSLDQLGAVA, from the coding sequence ATGATCGCGCGGGTCGCGGGGGTCGACCTGGCGGCGGAGGCGGCGGGCACGGCGCTCGCGGTGCTCAGCGCTAGTGGGGGAGCCCTCGCGCTCGAGTCGCTGCAGCTCGGCGTCGACGACGAGACCATCGTGCGGGCGACCCGCGAGGTCGAGCTGATCGGCATCGACTGCGCCTTAGGCTGGCCGCGCGACTTCGTCGACTTCGTGTCGCGGCACTCGGGCGCGGTCGAGACAGCTGCCGCGGTCGGCGGCGTTCAGCCCGCCGGCCCCACGGCTGCGCTCGCGGGTGCGAACGACCCGGCAGCACTGCCGGCGACGGGCGACCTGGCCTGGCGCCGCCGACTGGCGTACCGCGAGACCGACCGCGTCGTCACCGAGCGCACGGGAGCGCGGCCTCTGAGCGTCGCGACCGACCGGCTCGGCATGACCGCGCTGCGCTGCGCCGTGCTGCTGCAGCGTCTTGCCGCCGATGGTCGGGTCGCCAACCGTTCGGGAGCGCATCCGAGCGCCGTCGTCGAGGTCTACCCCGCGATGGCCTTGCGCGTGTGGGGGCTCACGGCTGCGGGCTACAAGCAGTCGACGGATGCTCGCCGCGCCCTCATCGCCGACCTTGAGCAGTCCGCCCCCTGGCTTGAGCTCGGCGAGCACCGCACCCGCATGACGACCTCGGCCGATGCACTCGATGCGGTGCTGGCCGCGCTGGTTGCGCTCGCGCACGTACGGGGTGCGAGCATCCCGCCTGACCCCCATCAGCGGGCGCTCGCCGAGGTGGAGGGCTGGATCGCGATTCCGACCGTCTCGCTCGACCAGCTCGGCGCGGTAGCCTAG
- a CDS encoding type II toxin-antitoxin system VapC family toxin — MIYLDSCILIYAVEDDGERGRTARQALADHADDEIVISPLVVMECLTGPLKRGDLALVDYYRATLDATGRAPFDEEVFVRAAELRARHSLSTPDALHLAAAQKAGCSALWTNDRRLERAAHGLAVAIVEAQ; from the coding sequence GTGATCTATCTTGACTCGTGCATCCTCATCTATGCGGTCGAAGACGACGGCGAGCGGGGGCGCACCGCACGACAGGCGCTTGCCGACCACGCTGACGACGAAATCGTGATCTCGCCGCTTGTGGTCATGGAATGCCTCACGGGGCCGCTGAAGCGTGGTGATCTGGCGCTTGTCGACTACTACCGCGCGACACTTGACGCCACGGGTCGAGCGCCGTTCGATGAGGAGGTCTTCGTGCGGGCCGCTGAGTTGCGCGCTCGTCACAGTCTCTCGACACCGGATGCCCTGCACCTGGCCGCAGCGCAAAAGGCTGGCTGTTCTGCACTGTGGACCAATGATCGTCGGCTCGAGCGCGCCGCGCACGGGCTCGCCGTGGCGATCGTCGAGGCGCAATGA
- a CDS encoding type II toxin-antitoxin system Phd/YefM family antitoxin, which translates to MKPINILDARNSLSKLVAAAENGDDVVIAKRGRPVVRLVPVEQPRFTGGALAERLVRNPPPSSRSAAEIDADILDARESWGS; encoded by the coding sequence ATGAAGCCGATCAATATTCTGGATGCCCGCAACAGCCTCTCGAAGCTCGTTGCCGCGGCCGAGAACGGCGATGATGTCGTGATTGCGAAGCGCGGCCGACCGGTAGTGCGCCTGGTGCCGGTCGAGCAGCCGCGCTTCACGGGAGGAGCGCTCGCGGAGCGGCTCGTGCGCAATCCGCCGCCCAGCTCACGCAGTGCTGCCGAGATCGACGCCGACATTCTTGATGCTCGCGAGAGCTGGGGCTCGTAG
- a CDS encoding DUF4190 domain-containing protein, whose protein sequence is MNEEPTSETPDSTTPPPAVETPAYTAPVASASTPGKGMAITALIIGIVALLGVAIPVLNVFSAILAVVGLVLGIVALSKATSKGLPLSGVIVSGLALLLSIVFIVVYVTGFTNAVNDVRDDTSIIDEEQTDAEPQAPEEPAEAEQGTRDNPAPLGTTIEVSEFGQPIYELTMGPSTLDATALVLAENQFNEAPPEGFQYALVPVTVTYIGDESGLPWVDFTIEFVSAAGTTHTESDSFAVAPAPTFMDINDLFTGASGTGNIVILIPTENAAGGTWAVSTLFGDPFFFTAE, encoded by the coding sequence ATGAATGAAGAACCCACCTCAGAAACGCCCGACAGCACCACCCCACCCCCTGCCGTCGAGACGCCCGCTTACACAGCGCCCGTCGCGTCGGCCTCAACGCCCGGCAAGGGCATGGCCATCACGGCACTCATCATCGGCATCGTGGCGCTTCTCGGTGTCGCCATTCCCGTGCTCAACGTGTTCTCGGCGATCCTCGCCGTCGTAGGTCTGGTCCTCGGAATTGTGGCCCTCTCGAAAGCAACCTCGAAGGGCTTGCCCCTCAGCGGCGTCATCGTCTCGGGGCTGGCACTCCTGCTCTCGATTGTCTTCATCGTGGTCTACGTGACCGGTTTCACCAACGCAGTGAACGACGTGCGTGACGACACATCAATCATTGATGAAGAACAGACTGATGCAGAGCCTCAGGCCCCCGAAGAGCCCGCCGAGGCTGAGCAAGGAACTCGGGACAACCCCGCACCGCTCGGAACAACCATCGAGGTCTCCGAGTTCGGCCAGCCGATCTATGAGCTGACCATGGGGCCGTCGACGCTCGATGCCACCGCGCTCGTGCTGGCCGAGAACCAGTTCAACGAGGCGCCGCCCGAGGGCTTCCAGTACGCGCTCGTGCCGGTGACGGTCACCTACATCGGAGACGAGAGCGGTCTTCCGTGGGTCGACTTCACTATCGAGTTCGTCTCCGCGGCAGGAACCACACACACTGAGAGCGACTCATTCGCAGTCGCGCCCGCCCCGACCTTCATGGACATCAACGACCTGTTCACCGGCGCATCGGGCACGGGCAACATTGTCATCCTCATCCCCACCGAGAACGCCGCAGGCGGTACCTGGGCGGTCTCGACGCTCTTCGGAGACCCGTTCTTCTTCACTGCCGAGTAG
- a CDS encoding DnaJ domain-containing protein → MSDSPLAANPYEVLGVSPTASDDELKRAYRVALRKAHPDTGGSAAQFDAVQRAWQRVGSPSARNAYDSGADAGSVSRAWSQSGGGASGPQRYDSRPSAKSHGHPGGWYREQYLDHIREWVGRGADLPDPFDDALVRSAPRQIRHLLAAAIAEERSAAALATLGMGFTIWHDVLAGSTRDDKLDHVVLGPTGLWAVLSEDWGTAVSVKRGEVIGEGLAPGEKPLALLGSRARVLARAGRVKFSALAIVVEDDQAAQSLTELGTVRGAQGLLLQRSRLVNAIRTGLPGVGVGGTDLFEVRTRLQSAVRFV, encoded by the coding sequence ATGTCTGATTCACCTCTGGCCGCCAACCCTTATGAGGTGCTGGGGGTCTCGCCGACGGCGTCAGACGACGAACTCAAACGGGCGTACCGGGTAGCGCTTCGCAAAGCCCACCCCGATACGGGCGGCTCGGCTGCGCAGTTCGACGCCGTGCAGCGGGCGTGGCAGCGGGTCGGCTCGCCGTCAGCGCGCAACGCCTACGATTCGGGGGCGGATGCTGGCTCTGTGTCGCGCGCCTGGTCGCAGTCGGGCGGCGGGGCTTCGGGCCCGCAGCGCTACGACTCGCGGCCTTCGGCGAAGTCGCACGGCCACCCCGGCGGGTGGTATCGCGAGCAGTACCTCGACCACATCCGCGAGTGGGTGGGTCGCGGAGCCGACCTGCCCGACCCTTTCGACGATGCCCTCGTGCGCTCGGCACCCCGGCAGATCCGTCACCTGCTCGCGGCGGCGATCGCCGAAGAGCGCTCGGCCGCGGCCTTGGCGACCCTCGGCATGGGTTTCACGATCTGGCACGACGTGCTTGCCGGGTCGACGCGCGACGACAAGCTCGACCACGTCGTGCTCGGGCCGACGGGCTTATGGGCGGTCTTGAGTGAAGACTGGGGCACCGCGGTGTCGGTCAAGCGCGGCGAGGTCATCGGCGAGGGCCTGGCGCCCGGCGAGAAGCCGCTCGCACTGCTGGGCTCGAGGGCGCGCGTGCTCGCGCGGGCGGGGCGCGTGAAGTTCTCGGCCCTTGCAATCGTCGTCGAAGACGATCAGGCCGCGCAGTCGCTCACTGAGCTCGGCACCGTGCGGGGGGCCCAGGGCCTGCTGCTGCAGCGCTCGCGCCTCGTCAACGCCATCCGCACGGGGCTGCCCGGGGTCGGAGTCGGCGGCACCGACCTGTTCGAGGTGCGCACGCGGTTGCAGTCGGCCGTGCGCTTCGTGTGA
- a CDS encoding glycosyl hydrolase encodes MATALTIALTMVLSGCSAAAPPDDAPAADDGRVVLPDSEIAQYLDEVPRDSLASVSMQRLADDLVPPTNRWFSGMVFGDEPQPVFPLPLSFALTDGGFSFGVPSVTTQPGLIAAPAVAHIAVDVGAAQTLVTGFDEVSVATAMLDDSDVELGTVTIARGSPIVGYRAAVEHELELGASFEPADEPGVWRARVVDAEYALVAADGELDGQGRTLRLPEGASATWAVVPEGSSVDDIAPLASSPIVGVDVQYSVDGDEALTTLRYRTADDSPTIIGALPHQRENDVATDCALGEVLTTYGSMTLWGGSELSYSVPVSAGSDVETLSSLDLSGISEAERDELVEVLKLEASTIPDLPADTYFGGKALARIATLLSLAHELQQPGIADDLRERLVGELRTWAELDGCESRADRCFVYDPELRGIVGQVPSFGSDEFNDHHFHYGSFIYAAAVASLTDEGQVDEQLVDEQLVDELRPMISLLAADIASSGGESLPTRRAFDPYSGHSWASGFSPFADGNNQESSSEAVAAHHSLALWGAVAGDAALEEQARWMLALESHSARTYYTQFDTTTQPYDGFDRSVVGIVWDGKRDYGTWFSPEPAAILGIQLLPMRPGTSASLAGDPERILANIDEATAQGPAPQFADYLLMYQALAGSEQAELALEAARDLPLSSIDDGNSRSYLLAFIMAQR; translated from the coding sequence ATGGCCACCGCCCTCACCATCGCGCTGACGATGGTGCTGTCGGGGTGCTCCGCAGCCGCGCCGCCGGACGACGCGCCGGCGGCGGACGATGGCCGCGTCGTGCTGCCTGACTCCGAGATCGCCCAGTACCTCGATGAGGTGCCGCGTGACTCGCTCGCATCCGTATCGATGCAGCGCCTCGCCGACGACCTGGTGCCGCCCACCAATCGCTGGTTCAGCGGCATGGTGTTCGGTGATGAACCGCAGCCGGTCTTTCCGCTGCCACTGTCGTTCGCGCTCACCGACGGCGGGTTCTCCTTCGGCGTGCCTTCGGTGACCACGCAGCCGGGCCTGATCGCGGCGCCCGCGGTCGCGCACATCGCGGTCGATGTCGGCGCTGCTCAGACGCTCGTCACCGGGTTTGACGAGGTCTCGGTCGCGACCGCCATGCTCGACGACAGCGACGTCGAGCTCGGTACCGTCACGATCGCGCGCGGCTCGCCCATCGTGGGCTATCGCGCTGCGGTCGAGCACGAACTCGAACTGGGCGCGTCGTTCGAACCCGCGGACGAACCGGGCGTGTGGCGCGCACGCGTCGTCGACGCTGAGTATGCGCTCGTCGCTGCCGATGGTGAGCTCGACGGGCAAGGGCGCACGCTGCGCCTGCCCGAGGGCGCCTCGGCCACGTGGGCAGTCGTGCCCGAGGGCTCGAGTGTCGACGACATCGCACCGCTCGCGTCGAGCCCGATCGTCGGTGTCGACGTGCAGTACAGCGTCGACGGAGACGAAGCCCTGACAACGTTGAGGTATCGCACCGCCGACGATTCGCCCACGATCATCGGGGCACTGCCTCACCAGCGCGAGAACGACGTGGCCACCGATTGTGCGCTAGGCGAGGTGCTGACGACGTACGGGTCGATGACCCTGTGGGGCGGCTCTGAGCTGTCGTACTCGGTGCCGGTCTCGGCGGGGTCAGACGTCGAGACGTTGAGCAGTCTCGATCTGAGCGGAATCTCCGAGGCCGAGCGAGATGAACTTGTCGAGGTTCTCAAGCTCGAGGCCTCCACGATTCCCGACCTGCCCGCGGACACGTACTTCGGTGGCAAGGCTCTCGCCCGCATCGCCACGTTGTTGTCTCTCGCGCACGAGCTGCAGCAGCCCGGCATCGCTGACGACCTGCGCGAGCGGCTGGTGGGAGAACTGCGCACGTGGGCTGAACTCGACGGCTGCGAGTCTCGTGCTGACCGCTGCTTCGTCTACGACCCCGAGTTGCGCGGCATCGTCGGCCAGGTGCCATCGTTCGGCTCTGACGAGTTCAACGACCACCACTTCCACTACGGCAGCTTCATCTACGCGGCCGCCGTGGCCTCGCTGACTGACGAGGGGCAGGTCGACGAGCAACTCGTCGACGAGCAACTCGTCGACGAGCTGCGGCCGATGATCTCGCTGCTCGCTGCAGATATCGCGAGCTCGGGTGGCGAGAGTCTTCCGACCCGTCGCGCGTTCGACCCGTACTCGGGCCACTCGTGGGCGTCGGGCTTCTCCCCGTTCGCCGACGGCAACAACCAGGAGTCGAGCTCGGAGGCCGTCGCGGCGCACCATTCGCTCGCGCTGTGGGGCGCCGTCGCCGGCGATGCGGCCCTGGAAGAGCAGGCGCGGTGGATGCTCGCCCTCGAGTCGCACTCCGCCCGCACCTACTACACGCAGTTCGATACGACCACGCAGCCGTACGACGGCTTCGACCGCTCCGTCGTCGGCATCGTGTGGGATGGCAAGCGCGACTACGGCACCTGGTTCAGTCCCGAACCCGCGGCCATTCTGGGCATTCAACTGCTGCCCATGCGGCCGGGCACCTCGGCGTCGCTCGCGGGCGATCCGGAGCGCATCCTCGCCAATATCGATGAGGCTACCGCGCAGGGGCCGGCGCCGCAGTTCGCCGACTACCTGCTCATGTACCAGGCGCTCGCGGGCAGCGAGCAGGCCGAGCTCGCGCTCGAGGCCGCACGCGACCTGCCGCTGTCGAGCATCGACGACGGCAATTCGCGCAGCTACCTGCTGGCGTTCATCATGGCGCAGCGATGA
- a CDS encoding HlyD family efflux transporter periplasmic adaptor subunit produces the protein MTWSTRFRLFFGTILVVALVAALTVALSQRKGEATATSAQIDAVNYGVGSDYPGPVVEQFVSRGDLVNPGDPIATIQSNDLLRDLNDDLVVQSTEVYRVNADGTLTVTSAVTGIVLDVEVPQGAYAPAGASIASIAATETLSVTAEFRLTPTDFARIYEGAQVVVALPDGTQLIGEAGPVETTTADGDAIAVVTVLIDQRQFDELDNFILPGTPVNATMDLRNDDALAAFTDAVREFIADVRTALDL, from the coding sequence ATGACCTGGTCGACCCGTTTTCGCCTGTTCTTCGGCACCATTCTCGTCGTCGCTCTCGTCGCGGCCCTCACGGTCGCGCTCTCGCAGCGCAAAGGTGAAGCCACGGCGACCTCGGCGCAGATCGACGCCGTCAACTACGGCGTCGGCAGCGATTATCCCGGCCCCGTAGTCGAACAGTTCGTCTCGCGCGGCGACCTTGTGAACCCGGGCGACCCGATCGCAACGATTCAGAGCAACGACCTGCTGCGTGACCTGAACGACGACCTGGTGGTGCAGTCGACGGAGGTCTACCGCGTCAATGCCGACGGCACCCTCACGGTGACCTCGGCTGTGACGGGCATTGTGCTGGATGTCGAGGTTCCGCAGGGTGCCTATGCGCCGGCCGGTGCGTCGATCGCCTCCATTGCCGCTACCGAGACCCTGTCGGTGACCGCCGAGTTCCGCCTCACCCCGACTGACTTCGCACGTATCTACGAGGGCGCTCAGGTCGTTGTTGCGCTGCCTGACGGCACTCAATTGATCGGCGAGGCTGGCCCGGTCGAGACGACGACCGCTGACGGCGACGCGATCGCTGTCGTGACGGTGCTCATCGACCAGCGGCAGTTCGACGAGCTCGACAACTTCATCCTGCCCGGCACCCCGGTCAACGCGACTATGGACCTGCGCAACGACGACGCCCTGGCCGCCTTCACCGATGCCGTTCGCGAGTTCATCGCCGATGTGCGCACCGCCCTCGACCTGTGA